tgacagaacaggagtaactgaaggatcgtgttgtaattaattgaccctcctggtggccaccactcctggtcctctagttgatattgaggccagtcaactgtacagaattgttttaattggctcttagtcatcggatctgcaccaaataccttccagtttgctagaataactctaggggcgtacaccgggccctaacccctgagctctgtccctgtcccatacctacagggtaactctgggcatccccaggttccaacagagcatacaatccggatttcaaaaggttcctatcTTATCCAAGGGACCAGTTCTTCACCGTCATCCACAACTGCAAGGGACCAGTTCTTCACCGTCGTCTaccacaactgcttctccactatatgagtgcgttgcaccgttgtgccctctggggtcgatcaaatcgcgtctcctccgaggccctggtgaactcaccggtgcgcactGGGCGTCAGTTCTCGCcacaatcctcgacctccaggaggggtccgggcaaggctaaattgcagcctctggcctacccagggacgccaaaagctgttgccggcacccagtgccgagaggctgaacaacagcttgagtggttcgttacccggtgcgctacacccaataatcacaacggggtggaaaagcagaaaagtttatttgaagcttcaaataggtacagggagatttgaatctcaaatcctgtacacagaccaggaagttacacaggcttttatacatcctttttcccagcatacctatccaatagcaagctgccccaaatatcagccaatccagttcccagctagttccctggttctctgtgtCATTTGTTAAACTACAagaaagctgctttattcagcattgttcttccatctctgccctgtgtggccttgctcaGTTTCAGGCAGCcagactctgcagcatattgttgcagattctcagcataactgctgtgagtgcctccaggctgggggggccaaggacacctgggcctattacgcagagctgctgcgagtgcctccaggcggggcgggggggaaccaaggacacctgggcctagtacgcagagctgctgcgagtgcctccaggcggggcgggggggaaccaaggacacctgggcctagtgcgagggggcttcatcgacactcgtggtcttccatcccctcgagttaccgaGCGGccgtgccccagtgtccccagctGAGGGATAAGATGACCTGCCCCAAATCACACAGCCAGATGTGGCAGAGCCAGATGTAAACCCCcagtctcttgactcccagtccactGGCCCATCCGGCCTCTCTCCTGCTACCTGGACTGCCGCGCCGGTGCTCAACAGACACGCTcgtcacttcctgtcccaaactgtcCCGCAGCAGCCTGCGAGCGGCTCCACCCTGGCCCCCGTTcaccccagaggggctgggggccctTCTGCGTGgccaggcaggagcaggggcttttCCAGGGGGACGCCGGTGGGCGGCGGGTTGACCCCTGCCCCAGGACCGGCCAGCTCGGGGGCGCCTGGCCCTGCCTAGGAGCATCCCCGCCGGGTGACGTCACTCACAACCTGTTGTCATAGTAACCACTGATGTCACAGGGGTGCCCTGACTGGACAGGGCGCGGGAGTGCGGGGCTGGCTGCCCTGGCAGGCGGCGGGCACGGACTCCGGCCGGGAACCGAGCGGGGGCGCCATGACGCAACAACTGCCTTTGGGGACGAGCGCGTGAGCGACGCCGAGCGCCGGCGACGGCGCCGGGGGGCACAAGGCGCGGGGTGCTCACGTGAGAGGGCGGGGCTAGACTGGTGGCCGTTGGCGCacgcgccccctgcccccaaccgtCACTCTGCGCTCCCCTGACGTAGCCCGCGCGACCCGCTCGTGAGCCGGAAACCGCCGCCTGGGGCTCGCGGGGTCGGCGGCGCGTGCGGCCCTTCGCTCCGGCCGGGACCGGTAAgagcggcgggggcggggcctgcccGCGTCTCCCTCCCGCACCCAGCGGGCCCGAGCTGCAGACCCGGCCCCTCAGCCTCGGGATGGGGACagagcccccaccaccaccccccccccccgcggccggGCCGCTcacagcctgccccctcccctgtctctgccccctccccgtccGTCCAGCCCGACCCCTCCCGCGCCCCCGAGAGGAGACCCCCCCCTTCTCTGAGCCCCTGTTTCCAGCCCTCGGACAGAGACCCCCCACCATCACCCCCGAGCAGGGACCCCCCGTATCCACCCTCCCCGAGCCCCCAagcagagaccccccctcccctgttcctgcccccccGTACCCCTTCGTAGCCATCCCCCCCGCACCTCTGAgcagagaccccccacccccaccctcgtGAGCggggcccctcctccccccgccctcacCCTCGTGAGCggggcccctcctccccccgcatccacccccctcccccgccctcacCCTCGTGAGCggggcccctcctccccccgcatccacccccctcccccgccctcacCCTCGTGAGCggggcccctcctccccccgcatccaccccccgccccccacagccctcctgtATCATTCCCCCAAACCCCATAGTGGAGACTCCTGTATCCATCCATCCCAACCGCCACCCACCCCTGAgcagagaccccctccccccatatcaTCCCCCTGCATCTTTGAGCACAGACCCATTGTATCCATCTAtcccaaccctcccaccccctgtatCTATTCCCCTGCACCGCTGAGAGGACACCACTCTCCCCCACATAATCTAGCCATCCCAACCCGCACCCCTGAgcagaggccccccccccacccactgtatCCATTCCAGTCCCCCTGTATGTTTCCCAACCCTCCTCTCAAACCCTAAGCCAAGACctttcccgcccctcccccccccccttcttctcaTTAGGGACatatcttcccccctccccccccccccccaaaaaaaacccctgagaCCTCCCTACTTTCACACCTCATGTCAGTCAATATCTGACCCCAGACCTAGTACCATGACTGAGTAGAGTCAGCAGGATCTGATCCTTCCAGCTCATCCAGCCTCCTTCATTAAAATTCCCCTTCCTATGCGCTGTATGTATCATCAGGCTTTGGGTTATTCTGGGGATGGGAATTGTTTGTCTCTGGTATGAAACATCTTCAGGGTTCATGTTGTGCTGGTTCCAGTGTCCTTCATGGGGCACAGATGTGGTAAATGTCCCACTGACCTCAAAATAACAGTCCTTCCTTCCCCTGAGCTCACTTAAATGGCTTCATTCCTGCAGTTCACCAGTGACTCTATTTGTTCAATTTTACCATTTCTCTCTACTTGGGATTGCAAAACTAGATCAGTTCGTTTCAGTTTCTGGCTCCCATGTGCTAACCACACGGAAGCAGTGTTTGGATTGCAGATAATGCGTAGTAATGTTTGAATCCAAACTAGCCTGCTGTTTGTTGTTGAATTCTTCAAcgtatcaggtttcagagtaacagccgtgttagtctgtattcgcaaaaagaaaaggagtacttgtggcaccttagagactaaccaatttatttgagcataagctttcgtgagctacagctcacttcatcggatgcatactgtggaaactgcagaagacattatatacacagagaccatgaaacaatacctcctcccaccccactctcctgctggtaatagcttatctaaagtgatcactctccttacaatgtgtatgataatcaagttgggccatttccagcacaaattcaggttttctcaccctctgcaccccccctcccccccacacacaaactcactctcctgctggtaatagcctatccaaagtgtcTCTAACTCCTGAATCGTCTCTAAAATCTCTAACTCCAGTACTTAGACTGGAAAATTTCATTTAATCAGGCAAATCACATTTTTAAGTAGAGTTATGTGAAGTGGAGGCATTCGGTATGTTTGGGCCTACTACTCAGTATGCATTCTTCTGTATCAGGTgcaggcaaacattttggcctgagggccacgtcgggtttccaaaattgtatggagggccggttaggggtggctgtgcctccccacacagccaggcgtggcccggcccctaCCCCCTATCCGGCTCCCCTTGCTTCGcgccccctgaccgccccagaCCCTctgctcctgactgccccccgccgctccatccaacccctcctctcattcctgactgcccccccggccccatccaaccaccccttctccctgtcccctgaccgcccccgacTACCACTGccgcctcatccaacccccccccttcctgattCTCCCCcacccgggacccctgcccccattcaagcccctgttccccaccctctgaccgccccgacccctatccacacgaCCACACCcgcgccccctgaccaccaccccaaactcccctgccctctatccaaacccccctgccccgttaccgtgctgcctggaacactggtggctggcggtactacagccgcgccgcccagagcaccaggacaggcggCCGTGCCAccaagctggagccagccacagcaCCGTGTAGCACAGAGCATcgggtcaggccacggctctgcagctgcgctgcccggcaagagctcgcagccctgccccccagagcatTGTACCGGCGGCGCAGTgaactgaggctgcgggggagggcctgggggctagcctctcaggccaggagctcaggggccgggcaggagggacCCGCGGGCCGGAtttggcctgtgggccatagtttgcccacctctgttctataACATGGTAGCTGTAGTGCCTGAAAGTGTCCTGATCATTTCGAGGCAAATCTAAGCAGCATGAGTAAATAacttcagagcagagactgtctttgtGTGTCTGGGCAGTCTCTAGCAGAATGAGATCCCTGGGTGCTGCCACAATACAAGTAGTTAAATATGAATTAAGATACTGTTTGGATTATTGAGTTCAGCTAGGTACTCTAGAACGGGGGTTCTCAAGCTTTGTCCTTTGGAGCCccacccaacatgctataaaaactccacggggcggggggggtgcttTGGGCTTCCAACACTGGAGCAGGGTTGGGAGCCTCGGGGGGCTCAAGGTTTCTgccccttggggtggggggtggctcagggtttaagctgcatggggctgggggggtggtcaggggagcTTCTGCTCTGGCACCGGTGCTCCAGGCTTCAGCcgctggggcttggggctccaaGCAGCCCTGTtcggtggaccccctgaaacggCTTGTGGACCCCCATTGTGCCACTGAGCCCCAGTTGAGAACTGCTACTCTAGAACATGCTAGAAGTCAGAATATAGCATCTAGCGGAATGGGGTCCCAGTCCATGACGAGGTCTCCCAGGTAGCATGGTAACACAAATGAATAAAGTGTGGATTCTACTTAACTTTTATCAGTCCGATAATGTAGTCTGTAAATTTAGGTATGTTGCCTTTGTGAATCATAATTAGAAGTATTCATTGATACTGTTCTTCTCATTTACAGTGGTATGTGATGGAGAATTATAAGAAATCCAAGATTGTGGAGAAGCCCTCTCCCCTTCCATTTACCAACCTGCCTTCAGATATTATTGAGATGAAAGTGAAGGATGGCAGCAAAATCAGAAATCTTATGGGTTATGCCATCGGCAAGATGGAGTCGGACTCAGTTAGGCAGATTCTTTTCACTGGCTCTGGCAAAGCCATCAGCAAGACTATCACTTGTGTGGAAATCATGAAGCGACGGCTCCAGGGACTCCACCAAATCACCAAAGTGCTCTTCAAACAGACCGAAGAGATCTGGGAGCCCATCGTCCCTGAGGCTGGTCTAGATGCCTTGACAGTGAAGAGAAATATTCCTGCCATATGTGTCTTGCTGAGCAAAGATGCACTAGATTCCCAAGAGCCTGGGTATCAGGCACCAGGCTCTTTTGATGCCTTCTGGATCGAGACGCTCAAAGCAGAGTCCCAGGGACAAATTAAGAGAAAGCAGGGTGGAGGAAGGGGGGCTGGCCACACAGGAAAGCATCCTAGATCTGTTGGGGGACGTGGAGAATCCTACAAAAAGCCTTGAGACAAAGATATATCAGAAGCAATTGTTAATGGCGTCAAGAACAAAAAACCAAGCCACCTAGTGTGGCTCAAGAGCTACCACCAAACACAGAGTGACTGAGCTCCTTGGTAGAGAAGAGCTGAAACCTAGCACAATTGGGAGAGGGACGAGGGCCATGTGAAAACAGATATGGTCATAGCCATGGCAAATAAATTCTCATAACGAGTCTGGCATTCTATTTTGatgaggttttttgttgaagaccTCTCTGGTGATACTCTGTGGCTTATGGTTTAAAAATGAGGCAAGGTAGACCAGAATTGCCCAAACTCTGTTTAATGGTAATTTGCCAGGAATCATGAAGCCAAAACTAATCTGCATTAAATGGAGTAGGTTTCAGTTGCCCTGGATGCGGCTTTGAAGATGTCGCCGTCTGAGTGAGCCATGCGTCTGTATTAGAGATGAAAGGGTAGTGGGCTGTGTTGTAGAACTCTGAGCTTGAGGTTGCATTTTTGGCTTTCCTAACTAGCTATTGCAATGGCATTTTATTGGACTGGACCTCCTAACAGAGCTTTTGGGCTCAGTTTCTCTTTTTTTAGGTATGTTCTGCTAATCCCTTGAGAGAAACTGGTGATCTGAATAAGGAGCTGGGATCTCAGCTTTGACAGTTACTGCTTGTGTGACCTTTGGGGAGTCACATCCCTTCTATTCCTCATTTTCCTTGTCTGGAGGATGGGGGATGTTGTATGTACgtcacaggggttttgtgaggatAGTAATTGGTATAAATTATCTTGACATACAGCTCTGTATACGTGTTCAATACAATTGTTAATAGTGAACACCaaagcaaaaattatttttccctttacCATTCCTTTATGATTCTTAAAGCAGGGTTTAAAATAAAGTTCCCTCTTGTGTTTTACATcagaaatcttgtctccatccttTCCTCTTTTTGCCAGAGGCGCAACGTTtagaggactggactagaggcATCACTCTAGGCTGAAACCTGAGCACACTCAGCTGTGATTGAGGAGGAAAGGGTTAATATGTTGAACTTTTATTCTTCTTAAAGAATTGTAAAAGGGTCCAACAGGTTGTTTCCCATTACAAATCATCTTTAAAGCCTCAGAAAGGGTTAACGCTTCTGTTCTCTAAAGGGATTGTGGGGCAGCTTTTTGCAGTTAAGTGTTCTTAAATCTGTTTACGTACTTTTGAAATAGTTCTGAAGCTTCAAAACTTTGCTGAAAGAAGCAGAGGAAATAACTTAGTTTCCTTATTATGCTGTTTCATTTTATGAATATCTGTTTCAGTTAAATATGGGTCAGGAAAAAGATTCTGTAGTTGTAATTGAAAGATTGTTACTTGCAAGAACGAATCTTATAAATTGCTTTCTGGATGATGTCCATAATTTCCACTTTCTCTTCTGTTAAATGTATCTGCAATGAGACACTAACATACTCCCTTCAGAGCCTGCCAGAGCCACTCTTATCTAAAATAACACTGTTAGGTCAACTGAAGTCAAATGTAAACTTTTGTAAAATCAAGGATTTATATAAGTCAGTATTGAAGTGAAGCATGAGTGTGTCTTATGTCACATTATGTGTGAGACTTTCAGAATCAAGAACAAGGTTTTTTCAATCTGCATGCTCACCAGCACACAAGGTTGACTCACATACTTACCTCTAAAGTTGAGCATGTAAGTGTCTTTTCAATCATATCACAAAAGTCATGTTTCACAACACAAGCTGCATTCACGATCACATAAACTTTTGCATAGCTTATTTTTGTCATGACTCACTTGGTGCTCTCATctctaataaatataaataatatttccttgAAACACAAACAATCCCATGAAAAAATTTGTGAGGATTTAAACATTCGCCTGCCAGTGTTGAGTTCCAGTGCTAATATCTGAGAGACAGAgtgaaagttttcagagtagcagccaagttagtctgtattcgcaaaaagaaaaggagtacttgtggcaccttagagactaacaaatttatttgagcataagctttcgtgggctacagcctacttcatcggatgcatgcagtggaaaatacagtaggacgaatTTATGTACACcgacaatgggtgttaccatgcatactataacgagagtgatcagttaaggtgagctattaccagcgggggagggggcgaaatcttttgtagtgataatcaagatgggccatttccagcagttgacaagaatgtgtgaggaacagaaggggagaaaaataaacatggggaaatagttttactttgtgtaatgacccatccactcccagtctttattcaagcctaatttaatggtgtccagtttgcaaattaattccaattcagtctctcgttggagtctgtttttaaagtattttttgttgtaagattgcgacttttagatctgtaatcaagtgaccagagagattataCATAGCGTCAATGGTGAAAAGTGAACCAGatttgtgaaacttttttttcaaaaaattagaAGGATTATTGACAGTACGGGAAAGAAAGttggttttcagaatggagagaggtaaatactggtgttccccaggggtctgtactgggaccagtcctgttcaacacattcataaatgatctggaaaaaggggtaaaaagtgaggtggcaaaatttgcagatgatacaaaactactcaagatagttaagtcccaggtagactgcgaagagctataaaaggatctctcaaaactgggtgactgggcgacaaaatggcagataaaattcaatgtaatgcacattggaaaacataatcccaactatacatataaaatggtggggtctaaattagctgttaccactcaagaaagagatcttggagtcgtggatcgttctctgaaaacatctactcagtgtgcagcagcaggcaaaaaagcaaacggaatgttggaaatcattaagaaagggagagatagtaagaaaatatcatattgccggtataaaatccatggtacgtccacatcttgaatactgcgtgcagatgtggttgccgcatctcaaaaaagatacattggaattggaaaaggttcagaaagggtcaacaaaaaggattaggagtatgaaacagcttctgtatgagaagagattaataagactgggacttttcagcttcgaaaagagacaactaagggagggatatgatagaggtctataaaatcatgactggcgtggagaaagtaaataaggaagtataattcatagcacaagaactaggggtcacaaaatgaaattaacaggcagcaggtttaaaacaaacaaaaggaagtattttttcacacgacagtcaatctgtggaacttgccagaggatgttgtgaaggccaagactacaccagggttcaaaaaagaactagataagttcatggaggataggttcatcgatggctattagccaaaatgagcagggatggtgtccctagcctgtttgccagaagctgggactgggcgacgggatggctcacttgataataacctgttctgttcattccctctgggcacctggaattggccactgtcggaagacaggatattgggctagatgaaccttttggtctgacccagtatggccactcttatgttcttatgtcactTATGGTTTTTAACCTGGTAACATCATTTTCACCAGCTAAAAATGAAACTTTCACAAATTGCTCCCTTTCAGAGGCTTACTGTTGCCTCTCCTGTCCTCCACTACCGGAATAATTAAATCACATTATAAGGCAGATGTACAAAGATTGATAGGATAATGTCCCTCTCTTGAAATTTATGACCTGAAGATGCTGGCTACATCCCATTACTCAGGTTCCCAGAGCCTGAGGCTCAACTGATTTTTATTAAGATTTGGTCTGAAGACAAACGTACTCAATCTTATATGCTTTGTTTAAGGATCGTTGTGTGATTAGAAattataacaggagttaaagCTGCATGAAGTCTGTAATGCAGATTTAGAATTTATCCATGTAATTATGCCATGAGTAACAGCCTagcgtgtgtttgtgtgagaggtGTTTGTGTGAGAGAAATTCACGAGACTCGGAAGCTGCTTATGAAGTTCTCTTTTTGTTTTCAgactctaaaaaagaaaaagaaaaaaaaaaacccagtgtcAACGAAGTGTCTGTATGTCTTCAAAGCAGACAGATACAAAttgaggccccagttcagcaatgaggttaagcatgtacataactaattacatgagtagtcccattggcttcagtgtgaGTATTTCCATGCTCTAGGCCTCaattcaacaaggtacttaaaCGGAGAAAACCTGGCAgactaaatataaataaatgagcAAATTTATTCTGGTGGAAGTGCAACAAGGTATATGATGGCTCGAGATACTTTGAAGATGAAGATTTCATTTAAATTGAGGTAGCTTGTTTTCAGAAGAGGCATGCTAGTCCTAGCTGCTGGCACAGAGCTCCTGTCTTCCTTAAATCTAGGGAGAAGCTTGTTTTTGTTACTAATTAGCAGAGATAAGTAACAAGTGCCAAAGAAAGAagcaagcacaagggactgatcAAGCTAAGTGTGTCTAGTGAACCTATCGCCAGAGGTCTcaaattgcttttattttgtaCTAAAATACTCTTT
The sequence above is a segment of the Natator depressus isolate rNatDep1 chromosome 5, rNatDep2.hap1, whole genome shotgun sequence genome. Coding sequences within it:
- the RPP25L gene encoding ribonuclease P protein subunit p25-like protein, encoding MENYKKSKIVEKPSPLPFTNLPSDIIEMKVKDGSKIRNLMGYAIGKMESDSVRQILFTGSGKAISKTITCVEIMKRRLQGLHQITKVLFKQTEEIWEPIVPEAGLDALTVKRNIPAICVLLSKDALDSQEPGYQAPGSFDAFWIETLKAESQGQIKRKQGGGRGAGHTGKHPRSVGGRGESYKKP